The DNA window CGACCGGCAAATCTGGTGGATCGTCTTTTACCTGTCGGTGATGAGCGTACTCGTCGTTTACAGCGCAACAAGTACGCGGGCATTTCGCGAGGCCAACGGCGATACGGAGTCGTTTCTGTTTCAGCATGGCATGTTGCTGATTCTGGGGTTAGGCTGCATGTTCTGGGCGCACAAAGCCAACTATCTGGTTTATGCCCAGCTGTCGCGCTACGGCCTGTGGTTGTCGGTTGTGCTGTTGCTATGGGCGTTTTTCAAAGGAACCAGTGTCAACGACGCGTCGCGCTGGGTAACGATTCCGTTTCTGAACCGTACGGTGCAACCTTCCGACTTGGCCAAACTGGCGCTCATCTCTAATCTGGCGGCCATGCTGGCGAAGCGGCAGAAATACGTCGATGACCCCAGCGTATTGGTCAACATGATTCTCTGGATCGGGGCTATCTGTTTTCTGGTTATCCTGACCAGTACGTCGACGGCGCTGATGCTCGGCGCTACCTGTTTCCTGCTTATGTACATTGGGCGGGTGCCAGTAAAATACCTCGTCATCATGGTATGCGTCTGTGTGTTCTTTGGCGGTGTCGGGCTGTTTTTCGGGCAGCGGTTCGGTACAGCCAGCAATCGGATCAAGAATTTTACCAGCTCGGAAACGGTTGGTTTTCAGGTTAAGCAATCGTATATCGCCCTGGCCAACGGTGGGCTGACGGGGCAGGGGCCGGGCAATAGTCACCAGCGCAACATCCTGCCGTTTCCCTTCTCCGACTTTATTTTCGCCATCATCATCGAAGAGTACGGGCTGCTGTTCGGCGGTATTCCGGTCGTGCTGGCTTATCTATGGTTTCTCTGGCGAGGTATAAAAACCATCGACCAGACAACCCGGCCGTTTGGCGGGCTGCTTGCAGCCGGGTTAACCTTCAGCCTTGTTATCCAGGCGTTTGCCAGTATGTGCGTCGCGATCGGGCTGGCACCCGTAACGGGGCAGCCCCTGCCGCTGCTTAGTATGGGCGGCACATCGCTGGTCTTCACCGGACTTGCTTTCGGTATTGTGCTGAGTGTCAGTCGGGAGCAGGTCGATGAACGGGCAATCGTAGAAAAGAAATAAGGCTGCCAACGCGCCCGTCAGTAACCCAATAGAGTATGAATGTAATCATTAGCGGGGGTGGTACCGGAGGGCATATTTATCCCGCCATTGCCATTGCCAATGAGTTAAAAACCATCGACCCGACCACCAGACTGCTGTTTGTCGGTGCGGAAGGCAAGATGGAAATGGAGAAAGTCCCCCGCGCTGGCTACGAAATTATCGGCCTGCCGGTGGTGGGCATCCGGCGCGAGTTGACGCTGGCTAACCTGCTTTTCCCGATTAAACTGGGCCGTAGTCTGTTGAAGGCGCAGGAAATCGTGCGCGACTTCCGCCCCGATGTGGCGGTGGGTGTGGGTGGTTATGCCAGTGGCCCGCTGTTGCTGGCGGCATCGCTGAAAGGGGTACCGACGCTGATTCAGGAGCAAAACTCGTATGCCGGTCTGACCAATAAAGTACTGGCGCGCTGGGCAAAACGCATTTGTGTCGCTTACCCCGGCATGAGCACTTTTTTTCCGGCTGATAAAATCCGGCTGACCGGCAATCCGGTTCGTAGCGATATCCAACAGGCCGATAGTCAGGTAACCGCCGGTCGGCAGTTTTTCGGTCTGGATGCCAACCGACCAACGTTGCTGGTGATTGGTGGTAGTCAGGGCGCACGTACGATCAACGAAAGTATGGAAGCCGGACTAAGCCGGTTTGTGGAGGCAGGTGTGCAGGTTGTCTGGCAAACGGGAACTGGCTTCATCGATCGTGCCCGGCAGGCTGTTACTGCGCTGGGGTCACCGCTGATCCGGGCCTACGACTTCATTTACGAAATGGACAAAGCCTACGCTGTTGCCGATGCCGTGGTGTCGCGGGCGGGGGCGTTGTCGGTGTCGGAACTTGCGTTGGTGGGTCGGCCAGCGATTCTGGTGCCCTTTCCGCAGGCGTCGGAAGATCATCAGACCAAGAACGCCATGAGCCTGGTCGATCGGAAGGCGGCTCTACTGGTGCGTGATCAGGACGCCCGGCAACAGTTGGTTGGCGCGGCACTAGACCTGCTGGCTAACGAATCCCAGCGTAAACAGCTGAGCGCTGAATTGAAACAATTAGGAAAACCAAATGCCGCCCGCGACATCGCGGAGGAAGTACGCAAACTCGCGCAATGACTTTAGATCGTTTTCAGTACGTTTATTTTTTAGGTATTGGTGGTATTGGCATGAGCGCGCTGGCCCGTTGGTTTGGGGTCAATGGCTTCGTCGTTGCGGGCTACGACCGTACCCCCACCGCCCTGACCGATGCCCTACAGGCTGAAGGCATGGCAATTCACTTCACCGAAGAGGTCGAACAAATTCCGGCAATCTTCC is part of the Spirosoma rhododendri genome and encodes:
- a CDS encoding FtsW/RodA/SpoVE family cell cycle protein; the protein is MFSFATLFRTYLKGDRQIWWIVFYLSVMSVLVVYSATSTRAFREANGDTESFLFQHGMLLILGLGCMFWAHKANYLVYAQLSRYGLWLSVVLLLWAFFKGTSVNDASRWVTIPFLNRTVQPSDLAKLALISNLAAMLAKRQKYVDDPSVLVNMILWIGAICFLVILTSTSTALMLGATCFLLMYIGRVPVKYLVIMVCVCVFFGGVGLFFGQRFGTASNRIKNFTSSETVGFQVKQSYIALANGGLTGQGPGNSHQRNILPFPFSDFIFAIIIEEYGLLFGGIPVVLAYLWFLWRGIKTIDQTTRPFGGLLAAGLTFSLVIQAFASMCVAIGLAPVTGQPLPLLSMGGTSLVFTGLAFGIVLSVSREQVDERAIVEKK
- the murG gene encoding undecaprenyldiphospho-muramoylpentapeptide beta-N-acetylglucosaminyltransferase, whose translation is MNVIISGGGTGGHIYPAIAIANELKTIDPTTRLLFVGAEGKMEMEKVPRAGYEIIGLPVVGIRRELTLANLLFPIKLGRSLLKAQEIVRDFRPDVAVGVGGYASGPLLLAASLKGVPTLIQEQNSYAGLTNKVLARWAKRICVAYPGMSTFFPADKIRLTGNPVRSDIQQADSQVTAGRQFFGLDANRPTLLVIGGSQGARTINESMEAGLSRFVEAGVQVVWQTGTGFIDRARQAVTALGSPLIRAYDFIYEMDKAYAVADAVVSRAGALSVSELALVGRPAILVPFPQASEDHQTKNAMSLVDRKAALLVRDQDARQQLVGAALDLLANESQRKQLSAELKQLGKPNAARDIAEEVRKLAQ